The Arthrobacter zhaoxinii sequence CGCCCATCAGGGTGGTGTGGTTGGTGTACCCATGACCCTCCGGCTGGGGCTTCGGCGGGAACACCCCGGACTGCAGGGCCGCCATGACCAGTCCGGCGTCCTCGCGGAGTCGGGTTTCGACGTCGGCCCCCACCTCGTAGCCGACCCGTTCGTACTTCCCGTCGGCGGTGATGAACCGGTATTCGGCCCGGACCTCCGCCCCGGGGTCCGCTGAGAAGCGCCGGGCGAACAGGCCGTAGACCGGCAGCTGGAACCGGGTGCCGCCGGCGGTGGGATCCTCGCGGGTCAGCTTCTTATACTTGTCCGCCTTGCCGGTCTTGTAGTCAATGACAAGCACCTGGCCGCTGGAATGCCGGTCCACGCGGTCCACCTTGCCTCGGAAGCGGACGGTGCTGCCGTTGGGCAGGTCCAGTTCCACCGACGGTTCGCCGTCCTCGGCGCCGAACTCGGCTTCCACCGCGAGGTGCTGCCAGTCGTTCTCGCGTGCCTGCTGGTCCGAATCGTGGACCTTCTGCAGGTCGGTGCGGATCCGGGATTTGTCCCGGTCCCAGGTGTGCAGCAGCCAGGCCGGATTGGTGGTGGCCTGGAACGCTGCTTCGGCGATTTCCAGCAGCCGCTCGGAAGACACTGTCTGGCTGCCGTCGGTCAGGCCGCGGACGTAGTCCTCCAGCGCCTGGTGCATCAGGTTGCCGCGCTGCAGGTTGCTGATCTGGACCTCTAGGGTGACGTCCTCGAACAGTTCGGCCTTCAGGACGCGGCGCAGAAAGTAGGCCAGCGGGCTGATGACCCAGTCCTCGAGGTTGGTGGGGGAGATGGGTTTCTGGGGATCGATGATGGAACCGGACACTCCGGTGAGGTTGCCGTTGAAGCGGGAGAAGGTCCCATTCCGGCGATCCGCCCGGACCTTGGACACGGCGTCCAGCACGGGATCGCCGGCCAGAGATCCGGTGCCCAGAAGGTGGCGGACACGCCACTCCTGCCCCGTGGCAGCCACGCCCGTGGGGGAGCCGTGCATCAGGCCGTGCGCGAAGGAGGGCAGATGCCGGACCTTTGTCCCTGCCAGCCAGCGCGAGGGCTGCAGGGTCCCGCCGGCGCGCAGGTTGCCGCGGGGAAACAGGATGGTGCGTTCGACGCCGGTGGCCAGCAGGCGCTGGAACTGGTCCTTCCGTGCGGCGGCACGCTCGTGGATGGTCGGCAGCTTCATCGCGAGCAGGTGGCCGGTGCTGTCGGGGAGCAGCGGGTTTTCCCGGACGCGGGCGGGGGCGAGCCCGTCCGCCGCACCGGTGAGGAAGACGACGTCGAGGTCCCGGCCCACGCCGTCGTCGTACGAGCCCAGGACCACGCCGGTGCCGCTGCTGCCGGTCCAGAACCGACGGGCCTCGATACCGCGGGCGACGGCGGCGCGTACCGCAGCGGCGGTGGGCGCCGGGGCGATCCCGTGCAGCAGTTCGAGGTCGCGGATCACGTCCCGGACTGATTCGCGGGCCTTGCCGAGTTCCGGGCGTTCCGTCGCGGCTCGGGGCCCGAGGAATTCAATGAAGAAGTCCGTCAGGCTGCCCGCAGCCTCCGTCCAGGTCCGGGCGGTAAATACCTCGGCCAGACGTTCCCCCAGGACCGCGATGAACCCAGTGAACTGGGCGTAGTCCTGCTGCCGCTTCTGCTCTGCTTCCGTTGGTTCGCGGTCCTCGTCCACGTCCTCCTGATCAGCCGGGGGAGAGGCGTGCAGGCGCTCGCAGACGGCGCTGCTGGGCAGGCTTTCCTCCTGCCAGTGCAGGACGCCCTGCGCCATGACATCCAGGAGTACCCGGACATCGGGGTTCGCCGGGTCGAGGCTGAGGAGATTCACCAGCCCGCGGGCCAGACGGGTGTCGGCCAGGCCGTGGGCGGACGGGCCGACAAAGGTGACGCCGGCTTCGCAGAGGCGTTGAGCCAGCAGGGTGCGGTACGGCTCGGCGGCGGAATAGAAGACGCCGATGCGGTGGCCGGGAGTGCCTGCTGCCAGCTTTTCGATGACCAGGCGGACGACGGCGCGTGCTTCGTCATCGGCGTCGGAGGCACTCAGGATCTGTTCACCCGGGACGGGGTAGGACGCTGCAGTGAGGTAGACGGTGCCTGCGTACTGTTCCAGCGCGGCACGGAACGCTGCGGCGGACGGGTCCTGCTCGTCGGCGAGCTGGAAACCGATCGCCGGGCCAAGGCGCCTGCGCATCCCCGGCGTCTGCAGGGCGTCGGCGGCAGCGGAGTAGAGGTCATGGCTGGTGTACCAGCCGTCCCCAAGGATCCCGGCGGCGGCACGATGGACGCGGGCGACTTCGCCCACCAGCGGCGACAGTCCGGTCACGTCGTCGGGACAGGTTGCATCCAATGCTGCGGAGGTCGCGGCGATCGCGCGTGCGGTGGCCGGTTGGTCGGACACCTCGGCAAACAGCCCGGGCGCTTCGGCCAGGACTGCGGTGACGGCGCCTTCGCGGACCATGACCGGGAGCGGTGCGCGGCCGGACAGTCGGCCATCTGTGGCCGCGATTTCCTCGGCCAGATCAGCCAGCGTGGTGGTGCGGATGGCGGCGCTGCCGCGGCCGTCGTTGAGGACCCTGCCCAGATAGTGGGACAGGTCCAGGGCGGAGGTGCGGCTGGGTGCGATCACTGTGACCGGCTGCAGCGGCCGGCCTCCTTGGGCACTTGCGACGGCATCGGCTAGAGCCTGCAGTGCTTCGGGCGTGCTGGTGTACGGCTGCGTTCGAATGCCTGGGCCCGGTGCTGAATCAGCACCGGATGAATCTGTACTCAATGAACTCCCCCTTGTTATTAAGTGCACTCAACCTACCAGCAGCTGCTGATGAGTCCTTGCCGGCAGGCCCCGCTATTGCAACTACCAATCCCAGCCGCAGGAACCGTCCATGCACCGCCATTGCGGCTGGGGTCCGTCAGTGATTACGCATCCCGCAGGCCAGACCTTGGGCTTCGATCCATCACTTGGCGGACACCACAGGCCGCGGACGATGGGCCAGGCCTCGTGTGAACAAATGGGACACGTTGCAACCCCTGCTACGACAGTCGTTTCCTCCTTGCCGCTGGCTCCGGGATCTCGAGTAGCGCCATTGTCTGTATCTTCAGCGACTGCGCTCTCTGCCGGTGCTGCGGGATGTTCTTGGATGTAGCGGAGAGCTGCTGTCCAGGAACCGAAGAAATTGCGCAGGGCCGCGGGCGAGGGGTACTCATGGTTTGCAGCATTCATGTCTGCGCACCATTCCGCATAGCGGCCGTGGCTGGGGTACACGTTGCGCGCCTGCATGTCGGTAGCGAAGTCACGGATGGCTTTTTGGTATAGTTTTTCGGTGAACTTCACCAAGCCTGGCGTCCGGCCGCGCTGATTCGCTGCCAGCCCCATGGATTCCAATGCGGCGTTCCAATACGTGTACTTCCCCATGACGGTTTGCCGGGTCGGCGGCCAAGGGGACGCACCCTGGCGGGATTCCCAACCGAGAGCCGGGACAAGTTCATCGCGTAGTTCGTCATAGCGGGAACCGGTAATCGTCGTTTCTGGATGCTCGGCGATGTGGCGCTTGGCAGCGCCAATGATTCCGAGGATCGTTGCGATGTCTTCCTCCGTTGCCGTCCCTTGCTGGAGGACGGCGACCAGTTCCGTCATCATGTCGAGGTCCAGGTTGGCTGCTGCAAAGTGCGGGTCAGGAGCCAGACCCAGCTCGGCCCCCACAAGGTAATACAGGCCCGCTTCAACAACGGCTTTGGAGAATATGTCCTGAGCCCGGGTATCAAACCGGATACTGGACTCCCGAAGGGTCGACTCTGCCAAGTCCTTGTCCATCTCCGGAAAAAGGATCGACAGTCTCAGGACCGTTTCCGTGCGGGTCGATCCGGTTGCAGCGGCAGTCCGCGCCACTGCTCCGTACGATTCCATGAAGGATTGGGAGGCGGCTTTGATGTCCGCTTCCCGTTTTTCCAGCCGGCGTTTGCGGGACTCTGCAGCCATGCTGCCACCTACCTTGCTGACGATTTGCCGGACGCGCTCCCGAGTAACCCCGTAGTCGGCACCGATGGCTTCGAGGGTTTCCCCCTCGATGTACCTCTGCACCATGGCCGCGTCTCGTTCCTGGGCGGTAGGGCGCGAGGGACTGGTCGAAGATGTTTGTGATGTCTGGGTCATGGGATCCCCTAATTTTTGACGTTGACGAGAAATGTGGTCAGGCTGCCAGTGCCATGCGGGAGCGCCGGATGTCGTTCAATACGTCTTGGTGCGCCAACGCTGTGAGGCGCTGTACCTCTTCGAAGCTGAGCTCGGCCTCGCGGGACCTTCGGGCAAGCACGGCCAATCGGTCGGCTGCCATGTTGTGCGGGTCGCCGCTGTGGCCTTTGACCCACAGGAAGCGCACCTGGGCGTCGCGTGTGTATCCAAGGATGCGAGCTACTTCCTCGCGGCAAAAGCGGCTTGCCGACGGCGGTGCGAAACCTGGTTCCGTGAGCATGCGGAGGGCCAGCTGGCTGTCCGACCGAACAGTGATGGCGGTGCCGCCCTGCAAAGCCGATGAATAGACACCTCGCGCAGCCTGCAAGCCGAATCTGATTGACCGTAGCTCGCCTTCCAGGATGCTGTCTCCTTCGGAGACCTTCTGCCCCGGCTTCACGCGTGCCTCCCCGCCGAAATCCAGTACCCAGCCGTGCCCGAGCCAGGGAGAACACTTGCCGCGCGACGAATCGGTGGTGATGGTCAGTTGTGCGAACCGGCCGTTGATTTCCGCGGCAACTGCCTCGTCCAGGGCAGTGATGGCGACGGCTGGAGGGTATTGGAAGCTGGCGGACACCCCCAGAGCCTGGAGACTGGTCGCAGTGTTTTCGTCGTCGCAGTAGATCTCCTGGGTGCCGGCTTCGAGCTGGTAGTTCACTGCCTGGCGCACAGTGCGGTAAAGACTCGGCTGTCCGTCGGGACACGAAGGATTCCAAATCCCGGACTGAACTGCCGCAACCTGGCTGCCCTGCGTTCTGACAACAGCCCAGACCTGCAACCCGTGCTTCGGTGATACACGCACGGAGATACCGCTTCGGGCGCCAACGGCATCGGCGGCGGAAATGAAGGGCCGCGCCGGTGCTACGGGTACGGGAAAACTCATAACTGTCTCCTGATGCTGGGACGGAATTGCTGCGACACGGATCACAGTAGGGTCCGGCACTGACATTCCTAACAGCATCCCGCTTGCGCGGATAAAAATACTTTTTGTAACTGGGACGATGGGATGCTGGGGGCGCGCATGAGGGTGTCTACGAAGTGTCAGTTGCAAAGACAGGAGCGCACCCATTTAGAGAATGTGGCTGCTTGTAGGTAACCTCTTGCTTGCGGTGACTCTAGGAATGAATCTGCAGTGCCGGGTGGGCAGGAAGGGCCAGTCTTGGATCACCAGGATGAGACGGACCCAGCCAAGCGAGCCATGGCCATCATTGATAATGTCGGCGGCGAGCTCGGGCAGGAACATCCCGAAGCCAGCCGAACATACAAACAGATACGCGGCACTGCAAGAAATGCCAACGTTGCGGTCGACCAATAACGAACGGAATACTATGAACCACGCCTATATTCGTGAGCTTATTATACGAGAAGTACGCGAAAAGGCGTCCCAGCTGCCAGACGCAGCTCGCATGGTCATCCGAAATCTTGGCGGCACAGCAACTGTACAGCGAGTCGTACGGGATGTTATTGCGCAAATACTGGCCGAAACGAAAATCAACGAAGGTTGGCCTAATGGCTTTGACGCTCATACCCACTCCCCGTGGTACACAGGAGTCGAGGCAGGGGACAGGCACTGGCCAGCGTACGTGGAAAAGATGGAAGGAGGCTCTCTCGCTAACGCAGTTAAAGAAATCGACAGGACAACCCACGAAATTGTTTCGCGCTTAGCCGATCCGAGGACCTATGGGACCAAGAAGAAGGGACTAGTTCTAGGCTACGTCCAGTCCGGCAAGACGGCTAATTATTCCGGTGTTATAAGCAAGGCTGCTGATGCGGGATATCAACTTATAATTGTACTGGCCGGAACGCACAATAACTTGCGTCGGCAAACTCAAGTGCGCCTTGATAAGGATCTACTCCGAGGTGAATGGTATCCTCTGACAGCCGACGACAGGGATTTCAGAAACTTTGGAGGTGGGCCGGCCCTACTGAAGTCCGGAACAACCAAAGCGCTAGCAGTAGTGAAAAAACAGCGCGACCGGTTGGGCGCTCTGCGCGACTGGCTAACTAACATACCGGCGGATATTCGTCGGACTGTTCCAGTACTTATAATCGACGACGAGGCAGATCAGGCTACTCCAAACACAAAAGCAGCTAGTGAAGAGTTGTCGAAAATCAACGAGCTTCTTCGCGAGATCTGGGGCTTAGTTATCAGTGGAACATACGTAGGTTACACGGCGACGCCGTTCGCAAACGTATTTATGGATCCTAATGATGAGGCGGAGCTCTATCCTTCTGATTTCATCACGTCCCTGCCCAAGCCGGACGGGTATTTCGGCGCAGAAAGGTTGTTTGGGGGATCTGCGGTAATCTCCGAAGAAGACGAAGCGTTGGTGGACGCGATCAGGTACGTACCGGAGTGTGATTCGGAAGTCCTCCGACCTCCCGCGGATAGAGAGGAGCGAGAAGGATTCAAACACGAGATCCCAGCCTCGCTCCAGGATGCTGTCCTGTGGTTTGTAGTAGCGACAGCAATACGTCGTGCGCGGGGTCAGGCCCGCGAGCACAGCTCTATGTTGGTTCACACAACCCATTACACTGCACCTCACACGGTGATGAAGAACTCAATTTGCAAATACCTGCAGGAGCTCCGTAAATCTGTCAAATCGGGTGATTTTGATGCTTTGAAGGTAGCTTACGAAGTGGAAATATCTCGATGCGACAACTTGGCGAGTGAGAATATTCCGATTTGGGAAGAAGTCGAGAATCACATCAACACAGTAATAACCGCTT is a genomic window containing:
- a CDS encoding ribonuclease HI: MRQAVNYQLEAGTQEIYCDDENTATSLQALGVSASFQYPPAVAITALDEAVAAEINGRFAQLTITTDSSRGKCSPWLGHGWVLDFGGEARVKPGQKVSEGDSILEGELRSIRFGLQAARGVYSSALQGGTAITVRSDSQLALRMLTEPGFAPPSASRFCREEVARILGYTRDAQVRFLWVKGHSGDPHNMAADRLAVLARRSREAELSFEEVQRLTALAHQDVLNDIRRSRMALAA
- a CDS encoding Z1 domain-containing protein, whose product is MNHAYIRELIIREVREKASQLPDAARMVIRNLGGTATVQRVVRDVIAQILAETKINEGWPNGFDAHTHSPWYTGVEAGDRHWPAYVEKMEGGSLANAVKEIDRTTHEIVSRLADPRTYGTKKKGLVLGYVQSGKTANYSGVISKAADAGYQLIIVLAGTHNNLRRQTQVRLDKDLLRGEWYPLTADDRDFRNFGGGPALLKSGTTKALAVVKKQRDRLGALRDWLTNIPADIRRTVPVLIIDDEADQATPNTKAASEELSKINELLREIWGLVISGTYVGYTATPFANVFMDPNDEAELYPSDFITSLPKPDGYFGAERLFGGSAVISEEDEALVDAIRYVPECDSEVLRPPADREEREGFKHEIPASLQDAVLWFVVATAIRRARGQAREHSSMLVHTTHYTAPHTVMKNSICKYLQELRKSVKSGDFDALKVAYEVEISRCDNLASENIPIWEEVENHINTVITACRVVVDNGESRDRLDYDRRDEAGNLIVETVIAVGGGTLSRGLTLEGLVVSYFLRTSSTYDTLLQMGRWFGYRRGYEDLPRIWMPADLKLDFEFLAMVEIELRDEIARMAAMEMTPRELGIRIRSHPGRLAITSRNKLVHAERTNLSFTGTRLQTFIFDTDKDVIADNQSALRGLLIGKSVSDRSDEVPAFALFEKLSADEVSRFFANYQTHKNQTNMPGDFISEWITQKANHTEWNVAVMGLKEESTTLGSLDIVPGLSVPAVNRAPLASSSAGEANIKALLSLSDYVADISTAITGQQSELDSAAFQKLRKTHAGGRGLLIIYVVSANSVPTRAPKAGQPPVRRAMEAADHMIGVGVVFPGFDQINDVTDGDFYSVTPDWEVPDGDHDGFPLGDSDDEDNGDALPDEWAWLNGDV
- a CDS encoding sigma factor-like helix-turn-helix DNA-binding protein; its protein translation is MTQTSQTSSTSPSRPTAQERDAAMVQRYIEGETLEAIGADYGVTRERVRQIVSKVGGSMAAESRKRRLEKREADIKAASQSFMESYGAVARTAAATGSTRTETVLRLSILFPEMDKDLAESTLRESSIRFDTRAQDIFSKAVVEAGLYYLVGAELGLAPDPHFAAANLDLDMMTELVAVLQQGTATEEDIATILGIIGAAKRHIAEHPETTITGSRYDELRDELVPALGWESRQGASPWPPTRQTVMGKYTYWNAALESMGLAANQRGRTPGLVKFTEKLYQKAIRDFATDMQARNVYPSHGRYAEWCADMNAANHEYPSPAALRNFFGSWTAALRYIQEHPAAPAESAVAEDTDNGATRDPGASGKEETTVVAGVATCPICSHEAWPIVRGLWCPPSDGSKPKVWPAGCVITDGPQPQWRCMDGSCGWDW
- a CDS encoding PD-(D/E)XK nuclease family protein; the encoded protein is MIAPSRTSALDLSHYLGRVLNDGRGSAAIRTTTLADLAEEIAATDGRLSGRAPLPVMVREGAVTAVLAEAPGLFAEVSDQPATARAIAATSAALDATCPDDVTGLSPLVGEVARVHRAAAGILGDGWYTSHDLYSAAADALQTPGMRRRLGPAIGFQLADEQDPSAAAFRAALEQYAGTVYLTAASYPVPGEQILSASDADDEARAVVRLVIEKLAAGTPGHRIGVFYSAAEPYRTLLAQRLCEAGVTFVGPSAHGLADTRLARGLVNLLSLDPANPDVRVLLDVMAQGVLHWQEESLPSSAVCERLHASPPADQEDVDEDREPTEAEQKRQQDYAQFTGFIAVLGERLAEVFTARTWTEAAGSLTDFFIEFLGPRAATERPELGKARESVRDVIRDLELLHGIAPAPTAAAVRAAVARGIEARRFWTGSSGTGVVLGSYDDGVGRDLDVVFLTGAADGLAPARVRENPLLPDSTGHLLAMKLPTIHERAAARKDQFQRLLATGVERTILFPRGNLRAGGTLQPSRWLAGTKVRHLPSFAHGLMHGSPTGVAATGQEWRVRHLLGTGSLAGDPVLDAVSKVRADRRNGTFSRFNGNLTGVSGSIIDPQKPISPTNLEDWVISPLAYFLRRVLKAELFEDVTLEVQISNLQRGNLMHQALEDYVRGLTDGSQTVSSERLLEIAEAAFQATTNPAWLLHTWDRDKSRIRTDLQKVHDSDQQARENDWQHLAVEAEFGAEDGEPSVELDLPNGSTVRFRGKVDRVDRHSSGQVLVIDYKTGKADKYKKLTREDPTAGGTRFQLPVYGLFARRFSADPGAEVRAEYRFITADGKYERVGYEVGADVETRLREDAGLVMAALQSGVFPPKPQPEGHGYTNHTTLMGAAGVRHTWERLKDAPALSDYSRFFQEEK